The following nucleotide sequence is from Dunckerocampus dactyliophorus isolate RoL2022-P2 chromosome 7, RoL_Ddac_1.1, whole genome shotgun sequence.
acacacacacacacacacacacacacacacacacacacaaacacacacgctcaAAGGTAGCACTAGGGAAAAGGAAAGAACTAAGAAAGACAAGATTTTGGCCAGTGGCGTGGAACGTGTTGTGAGTATGACGTCTCGGATCTCCTATACCCTCCTGCTGTGCACTGACACTACCTGACTACCGACTGTTCCAAATGAGATGATTAGCAGGGGTTAATATGCTACCTACTGTATTGGGAAACAGGGCGTTATTTTTGCAAGTACATTTGGTCTGAGTGCgcttttttgttaatttattaatttttttttacaagaggCTGTAAATGCAAGTGATGCTCAATTGAGATGCTGTTCAACAGATGTGTTGTGTGTGGACGATGGAATACCCTAGGAGGACATTTCTAAGGCGACAGGGACAAAACTTTCTAAATCTTGTGTTTTAAGTTTgattttgtaaacatttttgatgatttttttttcatttctttgtgatattttatattgtttgtatataaatgaataataattattattttaactattcaattattacaaaattaattattttattataaaaacaaattattttgcttttatatacattattatattattctatTATAGATAATTAcatgatttactgtatttatttatcatacACATTTAagattgttgctgttttttaacagGCAATTCATTAAATGAGATATTGCTTTTGTATTTGTGCACATTAAAGTATTCTGTGGGGACAAGGCCACTATACCACACATTTTTTATGGTtatcaatattttttcattgcctACTGAATGATGGGGTTTGTTTTGGCCACCCACTTAAGTTGTGAAATGTTGTTTCTAGTgtgatttggaaaaaaacaacaaaaaaacggtAAACAGAGATACTGTAGGACTCACATTCAGCATCACAAGGACCGTATCAAACACACCGAAACAGTGTCATCATGGCCACGGCCAGCTCAGAAGACGACAAGTGCCAGCGTCCTACCTGTGGAGACCACCGCCTGGTCAACAAAGCTCTCAGAAGGCTGGACAAGCTCCATGAGTTGTGCACGGACCCCCGGCTGGGCCTCAGGAGCAGCCCGCCATACCTTCCCGAGCTGGTACCGGACACAGCGTCTCTGCTCAGACGGGTCTGGGAGCCCTACCGAGGCCTCGGGGTGGCGCTGGGCCGGGCCCCTGGCGGAGAGGAGGCCACGTACTTGAGGCTCCATGTGAGGAACCTGCTGGATAAGACGGACAGGGCCTTGCTGCTGTTTAAAGACGGGAGGGAGAAGATGTTTGATGAGGCATCAAGCTGCAGGTAAGAATAATAATGATCATGATCATCAGTAATTTGGTCATACGACAGCTGCCACAATTACAGTCCCACCGAGTCACTGAGCATCAACTGATGAATGCACCCTATTTGTCAAGCAATCTGAgaatatgtttttgtgttttgtttctttctcagaAGGAACTTGACCAAGATGTCCTTGCTCTTCAGTCATATGCTGTGGGAACTCAAGGCCATCTTTCCCGGAGAACTGTACCACGGAGACACCTACAAGGTGATGAAAAAGGAAGCACAGGGGTTTTGGAGGACGACTTTTGGCAACAAGTGAGACATCTTTGTTTTTATCTTTGAGGTCTTTTTAGGCTCTATGTGACACTCCTATGTCATGGACTTACAGGTGCATCGTGCAGTGGAGTATCTTTGCAGAGCGGCTGAGGAGAGCACACTCCTTTGAGGAGGGCATGGAGTCCATGGCGCTGAAGTCCACCATCGATCTCACCTGCAACGACCACATCTCCATCTTCGAATTTGACATCTTCACCAGGCTTTTTCAGGTAACACTCACAACGCATTTTCTCATCCTTCATATAAATGCACTAGAACTTCAGTAACTAAACCAGTACAGGTCAGTACAGTAAGCATGCAAGTTAATAAGACACTATTAATAAGACAACTGAAAAACATTACTCGTGCTCGGGTGTTGGGTCACTTCACATAAAGACTACAAGCAGCTAGTTTCcatgtcatttttcttttcttattacTGTCAAGTTagccatgttgtactgagcagctgGGATGTCTCGTGCGACATTGTGTACAATATGGATTTCAGGCatacagtgctgtgaaaaaCTGTCTGGGCCATgccataataatacaaagtttcatttaaaaactgcattttgtgttcagttgtgttgtcattgactaatatttaaaattggttgatgatctgaaacatctaagtgtgacaaacaagcaaaaaaataagaaatcagggagggggcaaacCCTTTGAACACTACTGCATGATGTCATACTATTTATGTAAATGACGCAGCCTACATATCtcactgaactgaactgaactgtacTTAAAAATAATGGAGCCTTCTGATCTCTGACATCTCCCCTACCCTCCGTCTTCTAGCCCTGGAGCTCCCTCCTGAGGAACTGGAACCAGCTAGCAGTGAGCCATCCAGGCTACATGGCCTTCCTCACCTACAACCAGGCTGTAGCTCGCCTGGAACACTACCTGCACAGACCTGGAAGGTGACCACCAGGACGACACAAGAGTGTACTTTACTTGTGGTATTGTGTATTGAACCCTGACCTTTCCTCAGCTACATCTTCCGTCTGAGCTGTACCAGAATGGGCCAGTGGGCTATAGGTCATGTGACCAACGAAGGCTCCATCGTGCAGACCATCCCCGAGAATACGCCTCTCGCCCAATCGCTCCTGCGCGGCTTCAACGATGGCTGGTTGGTTTTGAGcagttttatgtgtgtgtgtgtgtgtgtgtgtgtgtgtgtttggggcgTTTCTCTGAGCACCGTGCGTGTGTTACTTATGTTTTTTCCAGCTACTTGTACCCTGATGGCCGTGAGGTGAACCCTGACCTTACCACCCTGCATGAGCCAGGCCACAAGGGGAAAGTCAAGGTCACACAAGTAGGTGGACTTTATATACAGTAACCCCTGgttcatcgcggttaattggttccagacccgaccgtgataagtgaatttcagcaaagtaggattccttacagtatttataaatcaaatattttcatagttagagaaaAGAAGCCTGTTTCCATGTCATGTGTCGGCACTCAAGTCGACTCCAGCTTGTTGTTACTCACCGTCCTGCGTTGTCATGTTGACCAGGAGCAGTATGATCTTTACTGTGAGGCGGGCACCTCCTTCCAGCTGTGCAAGATCTGTGCAGAGAAGGACAAAGACACTCGCATTCAGCCTTGCGGTCATCTGCTGTGCCAGCGCTGCCTTACCAGCTGGCTGGTATGAGCATGCATTCAGTGAATCAGTCACTGCTCACGGTACCATATGCCCACctgtattactgtatattcCTTTCACGACATGACATTTAGCAGAAGTCAGCAGGCCACACGTGTCCGTATTGCCGCTGCGACATCAGAGGCACCCAGCCTGTTGACATCGAGCCCTATGTACTTGAAtgcaaggaggaagaggaggacatCTCTGCACTGAGGAAGGTTTGTGTGTGGCACCAATAGTATCAAAGCAGCAATGATGGACACCTGTGTGTTACCTGGTAGGTGCCAGCGGGTGGAGTCACTCAGCAATGATGAGAATGTCTCTGGGCGACTGGGACCGCCCGTGCCTTCTTCCTCATCTGCATTCCAAAAGGTACGTTTCCGGCCTCAGAAAAGACTAATTTCATGATTAGCAAGGTGTGTCTGCTTATggacacagtacagtacagtatcatgAAAGTAGTTTTAATTAAGGGTTATTCATTgtcagtaaaaaataaatgatgtgtgtttctgtgtatAGATGCAGAGAGTTCATCTGATCTCGAGTATGGATGAACACTAAAGTACATCAACGGGTCGGAGAATTCTTCGAATGGATCTCATAAAATTTTCAAATTTACCcgattcatgtacagtatacagtatattgtgtaaAATACTTCAGCTTTGAATAAATAATTCCAGACATTTTGCTGCGTGTTTCGCTGAGAATGTCACTCACTCACTGAGGCCCCTTACTGTTGAGGGAGCTAAGTGCTGTTAATTATACCGCAGATTACGCACTGACTGAATCTGCTGTATAATTAACAGCACTGAGCTCCCTGAACAGAAGTGTTTGTTCATTTCAGAGCTATTAAAAGAGAGTTGGGTTTTTAAGTGACAGTTTTCTATGTAGTCACAAGAATAATACACTAATAACGTCACAGAAAGTTTGTGAATTAGCGACGAATGATGAACAAAGTAATTAAAAGTACatacaattgaaatattaaaatagatGAATAAGTCTAATTTCTGTTAaatttatgaaataaaattaTTAAATGACAAGTAATTTAATTAAAGTTATATTTAATGAAATcaaattaattttaatattaaacataaataaaatataatcattatAGTTAATCAACTACAACAACAAATCCTAGTTAATCATACAGTAGGTTATAAATAATCCAGTCTCATAAATATTGTCTCTTCATACTGgctaattacagttttatttgAATTTGAGATAACATGACttaatatattacattatagcCAATTTAAATGAacatgaatatacagtaattaaCTGGCTATTTGAAATTCCCATCCACACCCACTGATTTCAGCACCATGTGACTATCTAATTCAACAATCAGGAGGTGTAAGCTGCCTTGCTGTTTGACAAGTTCACTGGAACAAAGTATATGTTTCAaggattatttattcattattttgttcaGCACTACAGATGGAAGCTCAAGTGCAAGACTGAATGTCTTGGATGACTTAGTAGTTGGCCATGGTGCGCTCCAGCCAATCGTTGAAGATGCAAACCTAAAATCGGGGACAGAAAAGAGTTTAATTTTGGACAATAACAGTCGAGTATTGTTGGATGGCTATGGTCTTTTTACCTTGGCATAAACACCGGGGTGGTCCTTCTCAGCACATCCGTATCCCCAGGACACAACACCCTGCAGCTCATTGTTGCAAACCACGGGGCCACCAGAGTCACCCTGACATCACAAAGTTACTGTAAGTCTTTGACCCGAGTTCTTCTAAAAACCAGGAAGCTCATTTGGGAAAAGGTAACAGAGCTCTGATTTCAAATACCTGGCAAGAGTCCTTGCCTCCCTCCAGGTATCCAGCACAGAACATAGACTTGGTGATCATGCCGGGGTAGGAGTTCTTGCAGTCACGGTCTGACAGGATGGGGATGTCCAGGCACTGAAGCTTGTTCTTGTCAGCGGCTGCGAAGGACCACGAATTCCGATGAAACTCAAGACTGATGCAGAAACAATGTCTACATGTTGCACAGCGACTCACTGGAGCTCATGGTGTTGCCCCATCCAGAGACTTTGCACATGGTGCCGGCAGGGGCGCAGCTGGTGGGCAGGGCCACGGGCTGAACGTACTGGTTGAGGGTGGCGGGCTCGCTGAGCTTGATCAGCATGATGTCATTGTCGATGTTGTAAGAGCTGTAGTTGGGGTGGCGGATGACGCGGGAGGACCTGATGAACTGCTCCTTTCCCTCATTGACCTTGATGTTGTGCTCTCCGAGACGCACCTCGACGCGGCTGGAAGAGTGTTCCAGGTTTAAAATCATATGACCTGACTTTTTGTAAAGCGTGGTTATGGAATCGGTAGGTTACGTACGACTTGTAGCAGTGAGCGGCGGACACCACCCAGTTCTCATTGACGAGGGAGCCTCCGCAGAAGTGGTAGCCGGAGTTCAGAGACACCTGATGGGGCTGGGAGTAGGGCTTGCACTCATACCCTCCGACGATCTTGTCGTCCTCCGTGGCAACTGGAATCACACGTTGGGGTGGTTACTTCTTGAAAACAATGGGATGGGCAGAAATTTTGCTGATGCGTCACTGGGAAGAATCAGTCGATGATCCATGGCCAACagatcattcatccattttccataccgctTATTCTGTCCAGGGTTGGCAGGGGCTGTCCTTGTCCTGGACTAGTCATCATTAAATCATGAATCTCGTAGTGTGCAGGTATCTGCTGTGTGAACCACTACAACTAGCAAAGGTTTGCCTGTAGATCAGTGGTCGAATGGATGCAAATATATTAACGACCGAAATTTGCCAGCCAGGCAACCCTCACTCTATTCGCTTTCCAGTCCGGTCTTACAActttatataatattacaactcttAGTTCAATTTGGTCCGAAAGAAAACTTCTCTCGTCTTGTTGAGTTTCTACAACGGCCCGCTTAGCAGCAGAATAGTAACATTCCTACATTACTTGGTACTTCTTTGGTCTAACATAATACTTATTATTAAAAACGGATTCATCATGCATATCTCTCATATTCTGCTCAGTTGCAGGGAATCCAACAGGAACATCAACAGGAGGTGTGTCACACTCACAAGCAGCTCCGATGAGCAGAACGAAGACCAGAGACCTCATGGTTGCTGAGTGATCGTGTCGATGAGAGGACCTTAGCTGGAGGTACGCTTTATATCTGCTGTAGAGGGGGCACTGCCCTCCTCCATGGCGCATCCTCACTGGTCAGTGGAGAGCCAATCACTGGAGGAGGATGTTAGGATGAGGCGATTCACAAGCTATCTGTGGAAAACCAAGGGTTGTGTTTTGCTTTGTATCAGTTTTTATTAAACCATCCTAGAGGTTGAGTGTCAAGATTGACACAGTCAGAGACTGTCTATCCCCAAAGCCTCTCTTTTACATTTACTGTAAGAATTCATCTAAAATTAAGGTTTACTATTTCTAGAAGGAACCTATTTTTTGTAAAAGGTTTGCTCGAGTGTTTGTGATTGGTCAGACCAACGCCGTATCACCTGTTTGATTAGATATCTCAACAGGTGGTCGTTTCACAGGACACTGTAGCTCAAGTAtcttgaaaaaacaacaatcttGGAAAAACAAATCGAGAACGAGGTCATTTCTAAATTGCATTAGTAACAGGGCACTTTGCAGTGGtgacaactgaacacaagaCAACCAAAAACTGACAAGATTGTTTTTGGGGGGAACAAGAAGACTTAAAaggatagtttgtattttttgacatgaagttgtacgacatcctcatcagcagtgtagtgcattgACATTGACTTACCCCTCACTTCGTTCCGTGAGCCGAGTTCCgatcggatttcggtgatgaggaacttAGTTCGGCTGAACTACACATGTGTAAAcattgtggaacacatacacaaaaatggaCGCGAAGTGATACGACGGtagagaaagtaacgccgagggattgtgaggtctgattttttcgagaaggcatttttgtgatgcaaatgtattactcttttgaacgcatattgctttgacaatccaaactctttacttaagtggcaactaaccggaactatgttcctcatcaccgaaatccacccagaactctgctcacgggacaaagtggggggtaagtcactgttgatgcactacactgatggggatgtcatacaaaaaaaaatcaatacaatgCAAGACAATAccatacaatacaaaaaaaattcagaactatccctttaaaaagaCAGAATGTAATGTTGCATTTGTACATCAAGAAAATCAGCATTACAACTAGTCTAGTAGGATCCAATAGTAAATATGTGTACAAAAAGTACTGTAACTGTCTGATTATGGTCAGATATTAGAAGTCTTGTTTTGTAGTGGCAGTATCTAAGCACATGGAGCAAAAAATCAACATCTGAGTTGTGAACGGGCCATCTGTACAGCCAAGTGTCAAGGTCAACCAATGCAGAAACACATCCAGAGATAAATGTATCGTAACTGCTAAATGCAAACCCTTATAGAACCTGCAAGGTGTCCTGGTCTTTCTCCTTCAGATTGGTGAACTCTAAGCATGtacttaaaaatatttaatgtgtCAAGTGGATTTTGGACCCACTTAGCAATGATCGTACAAATCACAAAAACAATGTTTGTGCTTTACCTCACCCCGCCCATAACAACTTTTCCAGAATTCTAATTGGTCGCATGCAACCTTGAAGGGGCGTTTCTAAAGTTGAGACAGATCGGCACTGTCCCATATAAACCGAACCTCAATCTCCAAGTCCTCATCGACAGGATCACTCAGCAACCATGAGGTGTCTGGTCTTTGTTCTGCTCATCGGAGCTGCTTGTGAGTAAAACTTTCTCCACTTGTCGTAGGAAAGCCTTCACCTGGTTGATTGGTTGGATGTTTTCCAGTTGCCACGGAGGACGACAAGATCGTCGGAGGGTATGAGTGCAAGCCCTACTCCCAGCCCCATCAGGTGTCTCTGAACTCCGGCTACCACTTCTGCGGAGGCTCCCTCGTCAATGAGAATTGGGTGGTGTCCGCCGCTCACTGCTACAAGTCGTACGTAACCTACCGATTCCATAACCACGCCTTACAAAAAGTCAGGTCATATGATTTTAAACCTGGAACACTCTTCCAGCCGCGTCGAGGTGCGTCTCGGAGAGCACAACATCAAGGTCACTGAGGGAAAGGAGCAGTTCATCAGGTCCTCCCGCGTCATCCGCCACCCCAACTACAGCTCTTACAACATCGACAATGACATCATGCTGATCAAGCTCAGCGAGCCCGCCACCCTCAACCAGTACGTTCAGCCCGTGGCCCTGCCCACCAGCTGCGCCCCTGCCGGCACCATGTGCAAAGTCTCTGGATGGGGCAACACCATGAGCTCCAGTGAGTGACAGCTGCATTTGGTCACATGATACTACCCTAGTTTTTGGGTCATCCTGTTCACTAACACACTAATGTTGCATTTTCAAACGATCTTTTACTGCTTTATCTTCCGTGTTCTAGCCGCCGACAGGAACAAGCTGCAGTGCCTGGACATCCCTATCCTCTCCCAGCAGGACTGTGACAACTCCTACCCCGGCATGATCACCGATTCCATGTTCTGCGCCGGATACCTGGAGGGTGGCAAGGACTCCTGCCAGGTAACGGAACTTCTCAGACTTACTGAACCATTTTGAATTACTGTGAAAAGTTGAGGGTTAACCGTTTGTATCCTCTTCCTATCAGGGTGACTCTGGTGGCCCCGTGGTGTGCAACGATGAGCTTCAGGGCGTTGTGTCCTGGGGATATGGATGTGCCGAGAAGGACCATCCTGGTGTCTACGCCAAGGTATGGCAAAACACACTGGACAGATGAACTAATTAATCAATCAGGGGTTGGAGAAGACCCCTTAGTTCCAACCtgaatcttaattcttcatcttaACAAGATGTTTTGGACAATATTATGCTTctaactttgtgggaacacttcAGGGACGGGCATGTACTGTTCCCTGTGTTCAGAGCACTGTCTGAGACTTAAAGAATGTAGTCAAGATGTTCCAAAGTTCTTTTCAGGACTTCCTACAAGAGCTGAGTGCATACTCATTCCACTTAATCTAGGTGTAGTAGAAAGCTCTCCCAATACTTCAGTCCACTTTTAAGCAAAGTTCTTTACAAAAGATAAGTGAATATTTCAAGTAaacaaactttcttcttgacaCACAGGTCTGCATTTTCAACGACTGGCTTGAGCGCACCATGTCCCGCTATTAAACCCGATCCTTTGATCCAGAACGCATGCCTCATTAACACCGTTGTACCTCCTGGAGAACTGTTGTAGACCTTCAACATGCAACAACTTtccatttgtacaaataaaggcaGAAAAATGACTCATGTGAAGTTTCTATGCTATATTTTTATCCCAGCTGCATCTCACCACTGCTCTCACATCACACATCATCATCTGGTCAAGGCCAAAACCGAGTGGTCACTATTTCATGCATAAGGGTCCAAGTCAAGTTCAGAAAGACGTTTACaaccaaagtgtttttttgtggccAAACTGAACAGCTCTatcgatgtaaaaaaaaacaacaactcagcACTCCTTTAAATGAAAAAGTTTTCCAATCAGCACCATAGTGGGACTTTTATTGGTCTGCAGGACCACAGGTGAGTCTTAATGGCCGGCAGCCAGTCAATAAAAAAGCCTCCTAGCGTCCAATCCAGTCCAATTGTATCCCTGCCAAAAATTTTAAAGTAGTTGTTTCGCAAACTTTTACGACTCAAAATGAGAAACTTGATGTTCCCTATGGCTCAAACTTAGAACAAGAACAGCATTCGAATCATTTCATTTCAACACCAATCATCAACTCTTTAAAAACTGTCTGGCATTCTGTTTGGGATTTTCTCAAAAATAATCAtaccaaacaaaatgcattatacaACCCCAAAATACTGTTTTGTGTGAAAGTTGCTGTAGTCCATGCCCATGGAGGCTAATGCTAACTATCGTGTTGGTTAGTATCAGTTTTAATTGGCTACAGGGTTGGTATAGGTTGTGGACAAcatgatactgtatgtcattacCAAATAATCAATATTTGATTTTGTGTGGTTTGAATAAACAGCtattaaaaccattaaaatatcCTGGTTTTGATTTGCGTTTTTAATCTGGCATGTAGTGACGTGTGAAGTTGAAGTGTTTTTATTCACTTCACTGAACAGGAGAAACAGGATTAGCCGCTCAAAGATGAGACACTTTTTCTTGCacgttttgtgttgtgttgtttgattgtAAATAGTTAGAAATTTGCATGCAGAGATTTGACCTTGTCTATTGAGACGGGTCTTTGTATTtcataatatattaattaaaatagatttttttgtcgCCGTTCATTGaggatttaaataaatcaatacacataatttgggaataaattaagacaaaaaagtctcaGGAGCCActttgggagccgaaagagccgcCTCTTTTTCGTGAGCCTAGCCAAAAAACGGGCTCTCTATAAAGAGCCGAAATTTACATCATTTACCTCATCAATTTGACGTAACACTCACTTACTCCAATGTAATTGGTTTAGCCATCTGTCCATCAACATTGTCGCTTCTCCACTATTATCAATTCGAGTTTTTTAAAACCTAGCAACAGAAGACTGATCTGattgggaagaagttaaaaaaaacagtagcggAAGTCGTGTCACTTAggataaaaaaaagattaaataaaGGAAAAGAGAGCTAAAATTGTTTGCATTTTGGATGGCTCGTAGAAGAGAATTCCTGAATGTGTCAGCAAATACGTAATTGTaactttttaaacatgtttttaaaacatttaattattttctgaTAAATATAAACAATTGCAGATACAATAATTCACGTTATAAAAATCGCTAGTAGCAAGACTAAACTTGTTTTTATATGCGGAACCTTTACTCCCATGTTATGTTTTTCAACACGAACACATTGGTTGGCGAGCCGTCAATGTCACATGAGCTAAACTATACCTTGTTTAATGATATCAAGGATTGCATTTACacatatgtttttgtttgttactgtatttaagtAATTGTGtatttatctttaaaaaaaaacgcctTTCGTGCATTCGATCCACTTTAATTTGCAGACTGGATGCGAAACTAAGAGGACGACAAGATGCGCATcactttgcaaatgttgatctccCATGGCCGAGTGGCCAGAAGAATGGGTATGGGACCCAAATCCCGGATCGACATGCTTCGAAACATCTTGACCGGGCTGGTCCGGCACGAGAGGATAGAAACCACGGCGGCCCGGGCTGATGAAGTCCGCTTTTACGCCGAGAAGGTGACGACAACTCTTGCTAGCTAGCAAAGCTAATGAAGCTAATGCATCGGTCTCAATGTTGACAACGTAAACGGTTGTGgtttaatattacattttttacttcACAGAATATATTGTATCAGTTAAAAACTGGACAACTTGAAGAATTACTTACATAATTATCTTAATAAACAGTTGTAGTACGTATGGGACCACCTATGTGGCAAACTGAGTAAAATATAGACCTTTTGGGAACTCAAGGACACCGTACAAAGTGTATGAATAACGTGAAACTTCGGATGAAAATCCCTTAtagttttcaaaaatgtgtataccACGGTTGTAGTAGTACAAAACGTATTTTGAAGTGCATAAAAGATAACACGAAACATGTATCTGTACATTTACAACATATTTACATGAAAAGCCTGCAATGAGGTATTCTAAAAACGACAACAAAAGATTTAAGCATATTTGTCATGTTCTTCCGCAGATAGTTATTTCCATGTAGAGCCGCAAACTATGAATTCAAATTAAAGCATACACTTATGAGCAAAACAGTCGTTAAATCTGTTTCAATACTAAAACTTGACATTGTTTAGACAAATAAGGTTGTGTCCGTGCTGTACTAGAAACACATCCAACTGTGTACAACTAACCGaataatgtttgtgttttatcagCTGATTGACTACGCTAAAAAAGGAGACACGGATGAGAAGGCGATGAAAATGGCCACTTTTTGGCTGACGGTCAGTGTGGACAACTTAACACTGCAAGCTTCTTTTAGTCTAcctctaatcaagtatttcatattcatcaccTCTGCAGGAGAAGGATCTGGTCCCCAAGCTCTTCAAGGTCCTGGCTCCGCGGTTCGAGCCCTACTCCAACGCCTACACGCGCATGGCTCGCATCCCCAACAGACAGAACCTGGACCGGGCCCAGATGGCTGTGCTGGAGTACAAAGGCAACCCTTTACCTCCTCTTTATCCCGTCAAGAAAAAGAATGAACTGACTCTCATCAACCAGCTCCTCAAAGCCTACaaggaggagaagcagcagtTAGCAACAAATGCACACTGATGGATCAACCAAAACATGGAAGTATGAATGGACtctttaaaaaatgataataaatatttcCCAACTCAAACAACACATTGTCACCGTATTTCCTCAAACCCCAGTGAAAACATGTTGcccaggaaaaaaaagcagcaagcGTTAactttaaaacaacaaagtttCAGAAAGTAAGTTACTAGGTGTCGCCTCACGGTGGCGCCAAAACTCCTGTACCACCTGAACTGTGTAGTTTTCCAGTCAAAAGTATGAAATAAATGACTTTGACAAAGTCAGTATGTAGTgttcaataatattttttttaattaaaaggaGGTACCTACAATTTTTGTTGAGTTTCTTTTACCTGAAGTAccaagaaaaaatatttgtaattttttaaaaacattttcattggaCACATTTTCTTTTGTCTCTTCGAAGGTTTTTTTTTCGCGACTATTTCTCAGCAAAACCCCATTTTTAATTGTTGTGGAAGCCcgttcaaacaaacaaacaaaatattgcaGTAAGGTTATAATTTTCAGATTGAAAGTCGAAACCATGTgctaaaaagtcctaattatgacttgggaatttttttttttccagtggcgGAATGGGCTTCCATAAATTGTTACTCAttgattgcaaaaaaaaaatgagtgctTTTTCTGGATTAGTTTATCATTTTACCACATGAATTTAAATTGCAAGTTCTAATTTCCAAGCCATTTTCCCTTTAAAGCCACTTAATCTATTCCAGGGTCAACTATCACCATTCTAAAACCTTGataattaactgtacaggcattgtgtgaatgtttctatgttactgtcatacaagtatcaatagatGGGTTAACCAGTCTATAGTAAcagcaaacaaattaaaataaagtaaaaaaacaaacactcaccCTTTGAAGACGACTCAGACACGTAATGGAGAAAGAACAGGAAACAACATTTATTGGCAAACTTC
It contains:
- the cblc gene encoding E3 ubiquitin-protein ligase CBL-C isoform X1: MATASSEDDKCQRPTCGDHRLVNKALRRLDKLHELCTDPRLGLRSSPPYLPELVPDTASLLRRVWEPYRGLGVALGRAPGGEEATYLRLHVRNLLDKTDRALLLFKDGREKMFDEASSCRRNLTKMSLLFSHMLWELKAIFPGELYHGDTYKVMKKEAQGFWRTTFGNKCIVQWSIFAERLRRAHSFEEGMESMALKSTIDLTCNDHISIFEFDIFTRLFQPWSSLLRNWNQLAVSHPGYMAFLTYNQAVARLEHYLHRPGSYIFRLSCTRMGQWAIGHVTNEGSIVQTIPENTPLAQSLLRGFNDGCYLYPDGREVNPDLTTLHEPGHKGKVKVTQEQYDLYCEAGTSFQLCKICAEKDKDTRIQPCGHLLCQRCLTSWLQKSAGHTCPYCRCDIRGTQPVDIEPYVLECKEEEEDISALRKVPAGGVTQQ
- the cblc gene encoding E3 ubiquitin-protein ligase CBL-C isoform X2: MATASSEDDKCQRPTCGDHRLVNKALRRLDKLHELCTDPRLGLRSSPPYLPELVPDTASLLRRVWEPYRGLGVALGRAPGGEEATYLRLHVRNLLDKTDRALLLFKDGREKMFDEASSCRRNLTKMSLLFSHMLWELKAIFPGELYHGDTYKVMKKEAQGFWRTTFGNKCIVQWSIFAERLRRAHSFEEGMESMALKSTIDLTCNDHISIFEFDIFTRLFQPWSSLLRNWNQLAVSHPGYMAFLTYNQAVARLEHYLHRPGSYIFRLSCTRMGQWAIGHVTNEGSIVQTIPENTPLAQSLLRGFNDGCYLYPDGREVNPDLTTLHEPGHKGKVKVTQEQYDLYCEAGTSFQLCKICAEKDKDTRIQPCGHLLCQRCLTSWLKSAGHTCPYCRCDIRGTQPVDIEPYVLECKEEEEDISALRKVPAGGVTQQ
- the LOC129184650 gene encoding trypsin-2-like codes for the protein MRHGGGQCPLYSRYKAYLQLRSSHRHDHSATMRSLVFVLLIGAAFATEDDKIVGGYECKPYSQPHQVSLNSGYHFCGGSLVNENWVVSAAHCYKSRVEVRLGEHNIKVNEGKEQFIRSSRVIRHPNYSSYNIDNDIMLIKLSEPATLNQYVQPVALPTSCAPAGTMCKVSGWGNTMSSTADKNKLQCLDIPILSDRDCKNSYPGMITKSMFCAGYLEGGKDSCQGDSGGPVVCNNELQGVVSWGYGCAEKDHPGVYAKVCIFNDWLERTMANY
- the LOC129184651 gene encoding trypsin-2 produces the protein MRCLVFVLLIGAAFATEDDKIVGGYECKPYSQPHQVSLNSGYHFCGGSLVNENWVVSAAHCYKSRVEVRLGEHNIKVTEGKEQFIRSSRVIRHPNYSSYNIDNDIMLIKLSEPATLNQYVQPVALPTSCAPAGTMCKVSGWGNTMSSTADRNKLQCLDIPILSQQDCDNSYPGMITDSMFCAGYLEGGKDSCQGDSGGPVVCNDELQGVVSWGYGCAEKDHPGVYAKVCIFNDWLERTMSRY
- the mrpl17 gene encoding 39S ribosomal protein L17, mitochondrial, which gives rise to MRITLQMLISHGRVARRMGMGPKSRIDMLRNILTGLVRHERIETTAARADEVRFYAEKLIDYAKKGDTDEKAMKMATFWLTEKDLVPKLFKVLAPRFEPYSNAYTRMARIPNRQNLDRAQMAVLEYKGNPLPPLYPVKKKNELTLINQLLKAYKEEKQQLATNAH